A single window of Lutzomyia longipalpis isolate SR_M1_2022 chromosome 1, ASM2433408v1 DNA harbors:
- the LOC129790533 gene encoding normal mucosa of esophagus-specific gene 1 protein-like — protein sequence MMRQFVRGMAEFRPVSHRKAFGFSWQGMKHHKAVVPLVVLISCTVVGMIGFIVYCSQTRDNLVFRKTSKPHWQTMDLENPRALKIRVVNQEYAAMNELSSVYRDMYSGKEEQKTDEVTADQ from the exons atg ATGCGTCAATTTGTGCGGGGAATGGCGGAATTTCGCCCTGTGAGCCATCGCAAAGCCTTCGGATTCTCATGGCAGGGAATGAAACACCATAAAGCG GTCGTGCCCCTCGTCGTTCTGATTAGTTGCACAGTGGTTGGGATGATTGGCTTCATCGTGTACTGCTCCCAAACACGAGACAACCTGGTTTTCCGTAAGACATCCAAACCCCACTGGCAGACGATGGATCTGGAGAATCCTCGAGCATTGAAG ATACGTGTCGTCAATCAAGAGTACGCAGCCATGAATGAACTCTCATCCGTCTACAGGGATATGTACTCGGGCAAGGAAGAGCAGAAGACGGACGAGGTTACGGCCGACCAGTAG
- the LOC129789821 gene encoding RNA-binding protein Musashi homolog 2, with translation MLFENPAVAAKLPFPYNIPPPMQAAAGVPQISAGLETKPLIDHDLQNALIAINPMNGTAVNGAINGTTNSHSSSSGRSTPNTGTDPAPGKLFVGGLSWQTSADKLKEYFGMFGTVTDVLIMKDPVTQRSRGFGFITFSDPSSVEKVLKVPIHTLDGKKIDPKHATPKNRPKQANKTKKIFVGGVSQDTSADEVKGYFSQFGKVEETVMLMDQQTKRHRGFGFVTFENEDVVDRVCEIHFHTIKNKKVECKKAQPKEAVTPAAQLLQKRLMLGGLGVRMAAPAPMVGPAGTVAAANPLAVVQAQAQAAQAAAAALQVQNAAAAGFGKVFTTYPPTIHSFRYAPYPIPAGAAAAAAHAATAPQPQPQPAAPPTQTTAALAATPVAPGNPYQGYSLTNVDMSSFQGVDWGSMYGMGMYV, from the exons TGCGGGCCTCGAGACAAAGCCCCTCATCGATCACGACCTGCAAAATGCCTTGATAGCCATCAATCCAATGAATGGGACGGCGGTTAATGGGGCGATCAATGGAACCACAAATTCACATTCAAGCTCATCGGGCAGATCAACACCAAACACAGGCACAGATCCCGCTCCTGGGAAGCTCTTTGTGGGCGGTCTGAGTTGGCAAACGAGTGCGGATAAGCTGAAGGAGTACTTTGGCATGTTTGGTACAGTCACAGATGTCCTCATTATGAAGGATCCCGTCACACAG AGGAGTCGGGGTTTCGGCTTCATCACATTCTCAGACCCATCGAGTGTGGAGAAGGTGCTGAAGGTACCCATTCATACGCTGGACGGCAAGAAGATCGATCCGAAGCATGCAACTCCCAAGAATCGACCGAAACAGGCGAATAagacaaagaaaatcttcgtGGGTGGTGTGAGTCAGGACACATCAGCGGACGAAGTGAAGGGGTACTTCAGTCAATTCGGCAAAGTGGAGGAGACAGTGATGCTAATGGACCAGCAGACGAAGCGCCATCGTGGCTTTGGCTTTGTCACGTTCGAAAATGAGGATGTGGTGGATCGCGTGTGCGAGATTCACTTCCATACGATCAAGAATAAGAAGGTGGAGTGCAAAAAGGCGCAGCCAAAGGAGGCAGTTACGCCGGCGGCGCAACTACTGCAGAAAAGACTGATGCTGGGTGGTCTTGGTGTCCGGATGGCGGCTCCGGCACCAATGGTAGGGCCCGCCGGCACAGTGGCGGCCGCTAATCCACTTGCTGTCGTACAGGCTCAGGCACAGGCGGCTCAGGCAGCCGCTGCCGCTCTTCAAGTACAAAATGCTGCAGCCGCCGGCTTTGGAAAAGTCTTCACAACATATCCACCGACTATTCATAGTTTTAG ATATGCGCCGTATCCTATTCCCGCCGGAGCCGCTGCTGCTGCCGCCCATGCGGCGACCGCACCACAGCCCCAGCCTCAGCCCGCCGCGCCCCCAACGCAAACTACAGCAGCTCTCGCAGCTACCCCAGTGGCACCTGGAAACCCCTATCAGGGCTATAGTCTCACAAATGTGGACATGTCGAGTTTCCAAGGGGTCGACTGGGGTTCCATGTACGGCATGGGGATGTACGTGTAG
- the LOC129790219 gene encoding uncharacterized protein LOC129790219 yields the protein MSRRQNSTVAMPMGPKELSAIIQRFDPDLADCIDTEDWLVEVENARLMYHWEERMTILYASMQLRGPAEKWFHSAKARLDTWAKFRDELLQFFPTVVDSAKIHKQLDTRRKTENETTTSYFHSMMALATKAKIDDKTTMKYIIKGLPSESLRTSLLTQTFESLPKLLRVLIDAEQGNENADDSKQDRRYSKRNPGQNSGRYHPYRHDKTNDSRESQREAHKEANKEKEQKTTKERRSSEKLCYRCKKPGHLIAQCPQ from the coding sequence ATGTCGAGAAGGCAAAACTCCACGGTTGCCATGCCCATGGGACCAAAGGAACTAAGCGCAATTATTCAGCGATTTGATCCAGATTTAGCCGACTGCATTGACACAGAGGATTGGCTGGTGGAAGTGGAAAATGCGCGTTTGATGTATCATTGGGAAGAGAGGATGACAATTCTTTATGCGTCCATGCAGTTGAGGGGACCCGCTGAAAAATGGTTCCATAGCGCCAAAGCGAGGCTGGATACGTGGGCAAAATTTCGCGATGAATTGTTGCAATTCTTTCCTACCGTGGTGGATTCCGCGAAGATACACAAACAACTTGACACCCGACGCAAGACAGAAAATGAAACAACCACATCCTATTTCCACAGCATGATGGCGCTGGCTACAAAGGCTAAGATCGATGACAAAACCACCATGAAGTACATAATAAAGGGCCTTCCATCCGAGTCGCTAAGGACATCATTGTTGACACAAACTTTCGAATCTCTCCCGAAACTTCTCCGCGTGCTAATTGATGCGGAACAAGGCAATGAAAACGCAGATGATTCCAAGCAAGACAGGCGCTATTCCAAGCGCAATCCCGGGCAGAATTCAGGGCGCTACCATCCGTACCGCCATGACAAGACGAATGACAGTCGAGAATCTCAGCGTGAAGCACACAAGGAAGCCAATAAGGAGAAAGAGCAGAAAACCACCAAGGAGCGACGAAGCTCTGAGAAACTCTGCTACAGATGCAAGAAGCCCGGACATTTGATTGCTCAGTGCCCACAATAA